A part of Emys orbicularis isolate rEmyOrb1 chromosome 13, rEmyOrb1.hap1, whole genome shotgun sequence genomic DNA contains:
- the LOC135887578 gene encoding zinc finger protein 34-like, which translates to MAAVELVTFKEVAVYFTMEEWALLDPGQRALYRDVMQENYETVTSLGFPISKPDVSSQLELGEEPWVPDLQIYEEREILKDVHMAVEEMVNENKEENPQQEGSEQLEPHGIALGRAKGDASQSPEWGEAHKSQHWRERQQGNHQEERRDKSMQRMRGVGRIKESVYQRVPTEERPHMCGDCGKSFPWKSFLIIHQRIHTGEKPYKCPDCEKSFSQRSNLTKHQRVHTGGKPYKCLECGKSFSCSSTLTAHQVIHMGERPYKCHECGKSFSDRSTFSTHQRIHTGERPYKCLTCGKSFRDRSTFNKHQRIHTGEKPHKCPKCGKSFRQLTQLVRHQRLDTGEKPYKCLTCGKSFRDRSTCNEHQRIHTGEKPYECPECGKNFRYSSAFIRHQRIHRGRKP; encoded by the exons ATGGCTGCAGTGGAGCTGGTGACCTtcaaggaggtggctgtgtatttcaccatgGAGGAATGGGCTCTGTTGGACCCaggtcagagagccctctacagggatgtcatgcaggagaattatGAGACTGTGACCTcactgg GATTTCCAATTTCCAAACCTGACGTGAGCTCCCAGCTGGAACTAGGGGAGGAGCCATGGGTCCCTGATCTCCAGATTTACGAGGAAAGGGAGATCCTGAAAGATGTCCACATGG cagttGAGGAGATGGTGAATGAGAACAAGGAAGAGAACCCTCAGCAGGAAGGTTCCGAACAACTGGAGCCACATGGGATCGCATTGGGAAGAGCCAAAGGAGATGCTTCCCAGAGTCCTGAGTGGGGAGAAGCCCATAAGAGTCAGCACTGGCGAGAGAGACAGCAGGGAAACCACCAAGAGGAGAGACGGGATAAATCCATGCAGAGGATGAGAGGAGTCGGAAGAATCAAAGAATCTGTTTACCAGAGAGTTCCCACAGAAGAGAGACCTCACATGTGCggcgactgtgggaaaagtttccctTGGAAATCATTCCTTATTAttcaccagagaatccacacaggagaaaaaccTTATAAGTGTCCTGACTGCGAGAAAAGCTTCAGCCAGCGCTCAAACCTCACCAAACATCAGAGAGTCCACACAGGAGGGAAGCCTTACAAATGTctcgagtgcgggaaaagcttcagttgtAGCTCAACCCTCACTGCACACCAGGTAATCCAcatgggagagagaccctataaatgccatGAGTGTGGAAAAAGCTTCAGTGATAGATCCACCTTTAGTAcgcaccagagaatccacacgggagagagaccctataaatgcctgacctgtgggaaaagtttcagggATCGGTCAACGTTTAATAAACACCaaagaatccacacgggagagaaaccacATAAATGCCCCAAGTGCGGGAAAAGTTTCCGTCAGCTCACGCAACTCGTTAGGCACCAGAGACTCGACACAGGAGAAAAACCCTACAAATGCCTGacgtgtgggaaaagcttccggGATAGATCCACCTGTAATgaacaccagagaatccacacgggagaaaaACCCTATGAATGCcccgagtgtgggaaaaacttccggtACAGCTCAGCCTTTAttaggcatcagagaatccacagagGACGCAAACCctag